The Patescibacteria group bacterium genome includes the window GAGATAAAGCCGGAATGTTCTGTTGAAGCAAACTGTAAGAAAGGGTAGCGCTGGTATCTTCAGTGTCAAGGATGGTCAAAAGACCGGTTTGTTGGCTCAATTCTTTGGTTTTTTTATAGGCCTGCTGGCAATTCGGGCCGGGGCAGGGGTCTATTAAAGCGTAGGGAATAGATTTTTTCCAATCATTATGAAGGTCCAAAACTAAAGTCGGTTTAGTTTGAATAATGTTAGTAAATATTTTATCTGCTATCCTTTCTGCTAAAGAACCCTGTTTGTTCCCGGGGAATGAACGGTTAAGATCCTCTAGTGTTAAAGCTATATGTCGAGAAATCGTTTCAAAACCAAGAGGATTCATTAAGGGAAAAGTATAAAGAGCTCCTTTTAATAAATTTTTTTTGATTTTTTTAAAAATTTCTTGGACAACAACTATTCCTCCCACCTCATCGCCGTGAACGCAAGCGGCTAACCAAACAACGGGTCCGGGATTTGGGCTTTTGGCCAGCATTAAAGGCAGACTTCGTCGAGATAAATCAGAACCAGTTAAAATTTTCAAAGAAGAATATTTGATGTGAGGCGGCAAATTTTCAAGTATTTTTTTGTTCATATAAAAAATGTTAAAAGTAAATTTAAAAAGAAAAATTTGCAAAGTTTGGCGGTGTTTGTTGGACGAAATACGAACTTTCTTTGACGATCTGCTCTGAACAAGCAGGGCGGCGTGGCTTTGCTTTAGACGCCGAGGGAATTTGCGCCAGCGTTAGCCGGCGCGCCGCATAATGATTGTTTATTTCCAACGATACACGTGCGCGCCTATGTACATAGCAAGCATTTCTATTTTCTCTTTTTTATTTGAATGCAAAAGACATGAGCACAATAGTTAAAGCATTAAGAACCACTAATAGTACTCTTTGTTGCCAGGTCGTTGCAAGAGGATGTATTAAAATATAGATCGTGTAGATTATCGCGACAATCGCCGCGCCAAGAAAGTTTCCTTTTATCATAGTTTTACTTGTCCCGCAGCGAGCTCTGCTCTGCTGCCGGGATGGTTAAGTTTGATTAATCAAATACATCGACCTTTTTACTCTTCCAATATTTTTTTATTTTCCAAATTTGGTTCTATTGCATTGCTTGCACAACATTTGGCAATTTTTTGAAACGGTTTTTCCGCCTTCGTGCCAAGGCTTGATGTGGTCGGCTTCCATTTCTTCTATCTCAAAATGTTCTTTGCATTTCTTGCAAATGCCTTTTTGTCTTTCATAGGCC containing:
- a CDS encoding succinylglutamate desuccinylase/aspartoacylase family protein is translated as MNKKILENLPPHIKYSSLKILTGSDLSRRSLPLMLAKSPNPGPVVWLAACVHGDEVGGIVVVQEIFKKIKKNLLKGALYTFPLMNPLGFETISRHIALTLEDLNRSFPGNKQGSLAERIADKIFTNIIQTKPTLVLDLHNDWKKSIPYALIDPCPGPNCQQAYKKTKELSQQTGLLTILDTEDTSATLSYSLLQQNIPALSLELGESYVINEANVESGVKAIWKILAHLQMVRPLPEFTEKPFNFSFSETNPEKILKYSNKPLSSTSGIIRFLTGPGVFVKKGQPIAKIYNAFGKLEEVLLALGDGFVLGYSDYSMTLPGMPLMAFGLI